In the genome of Fusarium poae strain DAOMC 252244 chromosome 1, whole genome shotgun sequence, the window CAGGCCAGCACCATAAGCCGTCACGTCTAGAACCTTGAAAGAACGCAGCCAGTACAAGCCTTTCACAACCGCCCATGTCAAGCAAGGGTGGCGAGCTAGACTGCGACAGTGGCGCGTATGATCATCGCAGACAAACGTTGGCACATTCCAGTAACAACAATAATGAACGTTTGATGACCTACGAGGCTCTCATTCTCTTGACCACAATGAAGGCCTCTCAACTCTTGATCCTTCCCCCGTAATTCTGTGCTTTGGTCTGTCCTACAATAGAGTTTGCTAGTTTGTCTAGCCAAGCCACGATCGTGTGAACATCAGGGGCTCTGACTCGCCGATCACTCCACTTTAAGACATTGACACGTCTTGGGGGATCCTTGTCAACAGTCTGACATTTTTGTCTCGGTCTCAGTTTTGTGAGAAGAGGACCGAGCCGCAATCATTAGCTACATACTATGTAGCTATCACCAGCATTGTACGCCTATCTGAGCAACTCATATCTAAAGGATCAATAGTTTGGGTAGCGCGTCATCTGGTGTTAGTCTGTTTTTggtgaagaaaaggaagaagcgAAGAACGCCATCGTGGCCTCGTTTAACCCTCCCCACTTACCGAATGAGGAATCTCGACTCTTTGTTTTTCTTGTCCCCTTCCGAGTGAGCGGTTTTATTCCATCCATGGCTGAAGATTATTCTATCCCTTGGTCCGTCCGTTGTTATCGCTTTGGCGTCTTTGTTATCCAAGCGTCTTCTGGTTTTATTCTAATGCAAGCCTCTTTCAACAGCGGAATTAATCCACCTTTTAAAAGATAAGTTAGTGTCGTCAAAGAATCAGGAGACATAGAGTTGTTACTCTTTGACGCCGCTAAGCTCTGACCCCTGAAGATATGAAGAAGCGGAATCCATTTCCCGCAATCCAACGCACGCGCACTTGCATTAATCGGAATGAGCTATCACTTGTCCCACCGAGATAGTCGAACTCTCGCCTCGAGTAATTAGATTTATTGCTTTTGTTTATCGTCTGGGGTAAAAAGCGAGTCGTACCAAGAGTATGGGCTGATACATACCTGAACTATCCAACAGTAGCTCATCTCAATCCCGTGTAGCCGTGTTTGTTCAGTGAACTATTACGTACTGCAGTATTGTTGGTAGCCAAGACGACAGAAACGTTCACGGGGCAGGTTCCGGTTTGACCTTAGTTAAAGGCCACTCCACTTGCGGGAGGCACAGCCTTAAGAGGGAGGTGTTAAACTCCACGATGGCCAGGGCTCGAAGTCGATTGGTCTGGATTGTGTTGTTCATCAGGCGATTGAAACGACTCCTCGGTTACAAGGTAATCTGGGGGTTTGGGGTTAGACTTGCGAATGCGATCAGACGACGGAATGGAAGAATTGTGGTATATATGAGAATGGTATATCCGCTAGTCAGGTAAGCCAAGACTTTTCTCATACCGTAGTAATAATAACATGCAATAGATTATGAATTGATGTTGCGTCAGAAAGAAGGACATGATTCTATTTACCTACATCGCGATATTTGTCACGATGCAACATTGAGGCTGACTGGTTGTGGCACAAGAAACGTGGCTGTGCTTAGTAATCGCACCTTGATGAGTTGGAAATACTCAATTGCGCAACATCACGTGAACAAGGCGACATTTCAAAGCGGCTCTGTCAGTTTCTGTCAAGATCCACGCCTTGcggagaaaaagaaaatacatAATAATTAGACATCTCATTTCCACCATCACAAAAGCCACATCTAGATAGATCAGATAGATCTTGACAGCTCGGATCTACACTACTGAATCAGCCTCTGCCGATCTCTCGCAGATCAATACCTACCAACACGTCACTCAAAATGGTTCACCACATTACTTCAAACGATGAGCTTCAAAAGCTCCTCTCGTCAACAACATACGTCGCAGTTGACTTCTTTGCGGACTGGTGTCCTCCATGCAAAGCCATCGCCCCCGTCTACGAGCAACTCGCCACCAAGCACAGTGTCCCCGACGTTTTGGCCTTTGCCAAGGTCAACGTGGACCACGTCCAGGACGCCGCACGCCAATACGGTATCACTGCCATGCCAACCTTTATGTTCTTCAAGGAAGGAAATCAAGTCGCTGTCAATGGACAGGCCGTCATCAAGGGCGCTGACCCCAGAACTCTtggagctgctgctgagaagtTGGGTGGTCTAGCGCAAAAGCGAGTCACTGGTGCTTAAGGGAATGAGACATTGAGAAAAAGGACGACGGGAAtagaaaagacaaaaagaagaggGCTCGGAAATTTACTCCAGGCTTCCTCGGCATTTGTGATGGCACGTAAAAGAAAGGACCTTTTGTGTACCTGCATTCGGGAGTTAAGGTTAGCGTTTTCGATAGGAATGGGGGGCCACACGTGGAAGAAATCAAAGATCAACGGTGCTGGCTTGTATGGACCGGATCGAGAACGAGCTACGGGATATAAGGCATGACTGTTTGCGGAAATATTTATGCTTTATGTGACGTCTGCTAAATGACCTCTGCCATCATCGTGGTGAAAAGTACAGTGTCATGATATTAGTATTTTCATAGTCATGGGCTACCAAAGGAATGCATGTTATGAAAATTTATTCAAGTAGATCTCCGCTTTGTTCTGCTGATGACTGTTCTGGTTAGCAATGCTCGAGACTGGTTATGCTTGGCAACAGACAGTAAATCAATAACCTACAGGTCTCTTGAATTCTGTCTCCTGTTTTGCATCATTTAGTCTGCAACATTGTCAAATCATCAAACTATTACGTGTAACCGAGACCAAGAGATAAAAAGGATGCAAGACTTAAGAGAACCTTTGGCAAGAATAGGTAAGATGAGGATACTATTCTGGACTGTGCGTGGACTTACGTCCGGAAGCATCTATCTAGATAATTATATGCGTGGGAATGCAGGATACAAGCATTTCAGCCATTGCTATTATCATGGCGAATGAATCTGTACTTTCTTGGCACGAGCATCATGTGTGTTGACCTTGTTCAGATCTAACTAAACGTTAAATGTTTTGTAGGAAGAAAGCTAGAGCCAGGAGGGCCGCATCAACAATAATCGTTAGGCATCTATCTTCGGTCTAGACCTCTTGACTAGCTCTATATTTTTGTTTAGTTACTGTCAACTCCAGGAACTAAAAGTTTCGTCTTTCCAGTCACCTAACACGGATTACAAATAGGACACAGGCTTGGCTCGACGCAAACGACTCATGAATTGGGCGACACATTCGAAACCGCTGTTTTGAAATTGACCACTGCCTCCGTTATCACATAGAGCATGTATCTTCCAATTATACATATAGAAGGTTATCAAGGCTTGGGTAATCCCGATACGGTTCGAAATCTCACCAGCCTCTTCTCATCTGTAATGGGAAGCTTGTTCACAACTACCTATACGAGCTATCAACATGTGCGAAGCAAGATGCTAATACATCGTTAGCGAGGGAAAACTTGTGGGCTTTTATTATGTCTCGAACGCTCTGAGTTGAGGTGTGCACAGTTTGAATGAAGCCTCTGGTGGGTATCCCCCCAAACCTGTATGATCATCAAACTGACGATAAGACCGATCAGTCAAATACATTTAGAAGACTAAGCGGCAGCGAGAGTAGTTTAGACTTTCCAGAATCAGAGAATGACCTTGAGATCTCGATTTATGACCAGATGTCGGTTACAATTTTCACGAACATAGTAGCTAATCACTTCCCCGCGCAAAGGATTCAAGCTACTGTATACTCTTTGCTACACAGCCTCTACCAAGACAAAACTCAGAGTCATTTTGAGCTTTTCTGCAAGGAAGAATGAGTGATTTTGATGACATTGAGTTAGTGTAAGTTGAAGATGGCAACTAATCCACGATACTACCCAACATGCGCGTTGGAGTCTCGTAAGTAGATAGAATTTCACCTCAACTCCCAAAAGAAAGACATGGATTCAGTTTATGACGATTACATTGAATTATTCGCCAATAAAACGTTGTGGCGCAGTGATACTCAGATCGGGGCAGTGCTGACATTTCATGGTGAACTCGGCCAGAATTTACCGACAATTCCTTGTCGAGAGCCAGGGTTGCCATCATCCATCGCCTATCACCATTGGTCAATCAGTCTGACTCGATCTCTATCACACGAACTAtcaccaaaaacaaaaactgtTTCTGACCATGAGTCCGAGATAAAATTCGGTCTCTGCAAAGGATTACTGGATTGGTTATCAATTGGAACTTGGGCTGAGGCTGTGTTGCAAAACTGAATGTCTGTCGATACTTATCTCGATTCTGGATGAGGCAGTGTTAGATGTCACATGTCGTGAAGGATCATCTCATCGGTCGTTGAGAATCGATGAGGTCAGTATCGAAGGAAGAAGGATATTAACATTAGACGATGATGGAGTATATACTCATACTACAAACTTTACTCCCTGAATCTAAGCAGTCACTAATTCAATATCAGCCAACATATCATTCTACTACAAATGTTCCTGTGTTCCCTCTCAAGCTCAACTGTTCAACCCGACAGTCTGAATATCCAACGCTCGAAAGATGGCAAACTTGTATTCGTTCCCAGAGCAAACACATCGTCCTCTCCGTCCAAGTCTCACACCCTCAACAGACCCTCAGAGTCAGGAGCCACAAGCATACCAGTCAATGTCGGAACCAACATTCAGTCCAACGGGCCTTCTGGGAGATAGATATGACCTACTTCGACAAGAAATGGTAGAAAGATCACGAGCTGCTATGCAGAGACCAAGAGAAAGTCCATTCAATGATGGTTTGCTTGGGGCTCTTGACGAGTACGAGAACCAACAGGCGGAAAGGCCTCGTGGTCAGAGGAGTTCATCAGACACTTGGGGAGTCGGTGTGGGATTGTCGAGAGTTCCTTCAAGAAGGTCTTATCGTGGGTCTGGTGATTTTCAGTATCCCAATCGACCTAGGAGGACTTCGAGCGTGTCTTCTACCAGAACCGACTCTCTCTACTGTGCACAAACCGGTGTCACTCCGCCACCTCTATTGGATATGTCATCCACAGTGCCGCAAAGACAACCACCATGGCGAGGGACGAGTGGCCGTGGCATAAGATCCTCTACTGGCCAGCCTTTGCTGTCCCTGGCAGGGAACTCAGGCAGTTCATGGGATACTCCTTCTTCCTCGAGTAGAAGCCGTTCCATGGTTGTTCGTCCTTCCGGTATAGAGAGATCTGATACTTGGCCAGATGGAGAGGGCTCTACGAAATTGAATCGAAGAGTTTCTTCAGCGACTACACCCGCTAGACCCACAGCCAGGAATGACGCTGCCAGGCTTGAGCCAGTTCGACGAGGAACTCTAAGACGACGTTGAGTTTGTGAATACTCGTGCTCGACTATGAGTTTGTTCTATTCGTCACTAGAGATAGTTGGAGAAGGGTTATTGATAAGAACAAGGGATGGTAATGTTAATGTATCCacagtaataataatatatgcGTGTGCAGTTTCCTTTCTATCCAGGGTACTAGACGATACGAACACGTATTTCTACTCATTTGCTGGAAAACAATGATAGTCTACGTGAACCAGCCACCATGCTACGTCCTCTGACTTATGCTTGGGCTAGCAAGTCGTGATTAAACTTGGTTGGAGCTGCGGCCCGGGCCGCCGAAACATTATGTAGATATGGAAGCTTGTGCTGGTCTCCTATTCGTCTGCTCAACTTGGGGTCTGTGATTTCAAGTCAGCGTTATTGATTTGCCCGTTCGTGTTTGAGCCAATGAACCACGATATATCTGTGTATTAGGGCTCAGTAGGTTCCACatcaaggaaaaggaagagattATCAAGCAATTTGTGACGAGTGACTCTTTCCATTGGCTCGTTTACTGAATTATTTCCAGTCTAGCCGTAAACACTAGAATCCTTTCAGCTCACGCAGCCTCAGCGCTTACTGTTGTACAAATGCCGCATCTTACCTGTCATATCGCGAAGATCAACCAGGCAGGGTTTCAGCATAGTCACCCTCCACTGTAGTTACATAGCGAGGGAGGTGATGACATAAAACCCGGGTCTTTCCCTATCTCCGGTTGACGCGACATTTGCTTCCCACAAACGAGTTTGATCAGTTACAATGGCTGTACGTAGTAGAACAACGGGTATTCTGAGTTATCTGCTCCCAGCTACAATCATTTTCTGTTGCTACATCACACCTACTACTGCAATGCGCTCTTACACTCAGTACGAAAACTTCTTCCCAGCGTGGGAtcacatcatcaaggagcAGCTCACCAATAACTGCACCGAGCCTCTGAACAACTACAAGAACCGGTCAAATCCAACTCGACAACTAGGCTATCAAGTAATAGACTGTATTCTGGATACAATGCCAGAGTTCCGCAAGGCTGAACTTGCCTCAGCCGCTGTTATTCTTGGTCTCGCACCTACAGTCCTTCAGTTGATGAGTGCATCGTATCTCGACACCGCTATGCTTGCGTATCGTCGACCCGTGCTCGCCTCTTTGCTCTCAATGTCCAGTTCGGGAGTGAGACCTCTCACAGCCACAGAGTACGATGGTTTTATAACTGCGATGGGTACTGATCCATTTCATACCAACTTTGGCAAACCGCAATCAGTATGGGCACCCGCTGTTGTGTCTATGCTGGAGTACACTGTTGCTTCTGCAGCTGTTGCCAACAACGCCTATCTTGCATATGAGCTTAGCACATTGGCAGTCTGTACGTTTTCACCTGCAGAAGACTTCCTTCCTGCCGTATGGACCGCTGCAGCTGTGGCGATACATTTAGGTGGATACCTCGCTGCCAGATTGAAGATCTCCGTCAAGGGGAAGGGTGCGGGGGAAGGAAATAGCAACCAGGGCCAGTTGTTACGAAGGGTCTGGGCTGAGCTTACACCTACTCCTTGGCAGAGTAGACTCGAGATCAAAACAAATGATAAGCACACAGGCTGGTTTCTAGTGCTGGTATCTGCTCTCTATATAGGCGATGCGCTACAGGCTTTCTACGGGACTCTGATCCTTTCGAGTTTGGTGTTTATAAGTGTCAGGGACTCGGCTATCATTGTGATACGGTTGATGGCGAGTGCTCTTTTTGCCAGAGGTATTCTCATTTATGAGCTGGCTGGGTTCAGAATGGAAAGAGACGGGGATGGTGAATCTGGGAAGCCTCATTACTCGGCGGTAGAAACGCAGTGAGTTACGACAAAATGAATGCAATATGTTGGATAATAAATGTCATGATATAATTttatcttgaccttgaggtATTGTGAGTCTCTGTACTGTCGACTTTGCGATGGTGAGACCTTTGATCCAAGTAAATGCTAAACTTTAAACTCCTCGTGTACTTCGGGTATCGCAACAATCGTTTCTCTTGACACCATGACTTGCTGTGTCAGAACAATCCCATTCGTGACATTTATTTCCGTCTCACTTCCTGTCAAGCTGTCTCTTTTTCTCCTCCTATTCCAATAGGTCCCTGACCCAATGGTTCCAACTCCCATGTTTTGTGGTTGGCGTAGATGATGTAATTGGTGGTTTTGTGGTCGGTCGTGACTACTGAGCATGCTGATGTTTGACATCTTTCGTAGAAGAGGTCGAAGGGCTGTGCTGGCTACAACCATGACTGAGATACATATCTCGGCTGTTGCCCAAATATCTAGAGTATTGTTAGACCTGAAATGTTATtgtgaaaaagaagaattgTGGCAACATACATATAGAGATGTCATTGCTGACAAAGGTCGTCTGGATGAAGCGTCCGATACTGACGATAATAGTGATGAATCCAAGTCCAAAGATGATAGCCAAGCCAGCCCTTTTCCGTCGAGAATTCACCTTGAGTTCTTTCAACAATGGTAATGGGTAAAGGACATCTAACATGGATAACACGTTAACCACTGTCACTCCTGTCATCAATTCGTAAGTCAAACTCACTCAACACTTCAGAGGTGAAGTTCATAGACCAGTTCAATCTCATAAGCTCCATTGACATGAAAGCCTGGCAATGCTCTTCGTCGGTATCCATCCAATTCACCGAAGGGTCCGGCCCACACCAGAAAGTGTCGCTGAAAAAAGTGACGAGCGAAAAGGATGCCGTAAGACCAGTCAAGGCGTACAGTAGAGTTCGCATTCCGGGATGCGTGCAAGGAACGAGATTGAAATAAAATGCGAGGATGCTGAACTTTGGAAAATAAATGCCAAAGTCGAAGAAGTAATTCGTCGCGAATCGGATCTGTTGTTCTGGTGAGAATTTGTTTACTTAGACATTGCGTGATGAGGACAAACCTTCTTCAGAGCCACGCTGTTGATGGTAAAATCGTCCATGGCATGCATTCGAAATGTCAAGGTATCACATATAAGTAATCCCTGACATGCTGCCAAACCGGCGAAGAGGAGATAATCAGCTGAATATAACCTCGCATTGCGCAGCCAAACCCGCACGTAAACTCTGGCAGCGACAAGGACATAGGCGATGACCATAAGACTCCATTCAAAGGACTGTAACCCCTATTAGTTAGTATGTTGACCTCTAATCAATTCAATTCGTGTCATCTATTGCGCACCATGACAGCCTTGCTGGAGATCATCTTGGACGTTGGGATCGTCGGAGGTCGAGCCTCCCGATTAGAAAATGAGCTTTATCAGGTGACGCAGATTAACATGGCGTATTTTGTAACATTGAAATGAAGAAACAGGAGTTGCGACGGTCGAGTAGCTAGCAGTAAGCCCATATATACGGCACGACCCCCAGTGCACTGACACTAACAATCCTAGTGTGCTGCTATCAGTGCGCCACTGAAATCGTCGACACCATGTGTTTGAGTCAGTTGAGGCCTGAAGGCGGAAAGTTACAGTGCGACGTCAGCATGTGATAtgatgtgaatgtgaattgAGTTATTCTCGATCAGTCTAAAAAGTGAGACCCGTAATAAGAAAATCTATCTGTTGAAGATCAGTTACACTACGAGCCAGACTATAATCTGTTTTGGCAACCAAGACAgtagaaacaaaaaaagaaaaacgcCTAAATACGAGTCCATGTCCTCGGGCTCTTATCGACGCCAAGGCACTGG includes:
- a CDS encoding hypothetical protein (TransMembrane:5 (o63-85i138-160o180-200i249-278o284-303i)) codes for the protein MRSYTQYENFFPAWDHIIKEQLTNNCTEPLNNYKNRSNPTRQLGYQVIDCILDTMPEFRKAELASAAVILGLAPTVLQLMSASYLDTAMLAYRRPVLASLLSMSSSGVRPLTATEYDGFITAMGTDPFHTNFGKPQSVWAPAVVSMLEYTVASAAVANNAYLAYELSTLAVCTFSPAEDFLPAVWTAAAVAIHLGGYLAARLKISVKGKGAGEGNSNQGQLLRRVWAELTPTPWQSRLEIKTNDKHTGWFLVLVSALYIGDALQAFYGTLILSSLVFISVRDSAIIVIRLMASALFARGILIYELAGFRMERDGDGESGKPHYSAVETQ
- a CDS encoding hypothetical protein (TransMembrane:7 (o12-30i42-66o86-104i116-135o169-187i199-220o232-255i)); translated protein: MISSKAVMSFEWSLMVIAYVLVAARVYVRVWLRNARLYSADYLLFAGLAACQGLLICDTLTFRMHAMDDFTINSVALKKIRFATNYFFDFGIYFPKFSILAFYFNLVPCTHPGMRTLLYALTGLTASFSLVTFFSDTFWCGPDPSVNWMDTDEEHCQAFMSMELMRLNWSMNFTSEVLNVLYPLPLLKELKVNSRRKRAGLAIIFGLGFITIIVSIGRFIQTTFVSNDISIYIWATAEICISVMVVASTALRPLLRKMSNISMLSSHDRPQNHQLHHLRQPQNMGVGTIGSGTYWNRRRKRDSLTGSETEINVTNGIVLTQQVMVSRETIVAIPEVHEEFKV